A genome region from Limnochordia bacterium includes the following:
- a CDS encoding NifB/NifX family molybdenum-iron cluster-binding protein, protein MKVAVSTDCGNVATHFGRCPHYTIADIVDGHVTNQEVIPNPGHQPGFLPKYLAENGIECIIAGGMGPRAEGLFKERGILTITGITGSVEDTLAELAAGTLKSKDSLCEHE, encoded by the coding sequence GTGAAAGTAGCAGTTTCCACCGACTGCGGAAACGTGGCCACTCATTTTGGTCGTTGTCCCCATTATACGATTGCGGATATTGTTGATGGACATGTAACCAACCAGGAAGTAATACCAAACCCAGGACATCAACCGGGCTTTTTGCCTAAGTATCTGGCAGAAAACGGCATTGAGTGTATTATTGCTGGGGGAATGGGACCAAGGGCGGAAGGTCTATTCAAAGAGAGGGGCATCCTCACGATCACTGGCATTACAGGCAGTGTAGAGGATACGTTGGCAGAGTTGGCAGCAGGGACCTTAAAAAGTAAAGATAGCCTTTGCGAACACGAATAA
- a CDS encoding NifB/NifX family molybdenum-iron cluster-binding protein has protein sequence MPRGLDSSRHINLEVHLMKIAVSSQGKDMTAAVDPRFGRCRYFIIYSDEDGSFEVVENAGVEASGGAGVRAAELLSGHGVDVLLTGTIGPNAQQGLRAAEIAVYTQAEGTVQGAISAYNEGKLKLTLEPNVGSHFGRRGRD, from the coding sequence GTGCCTAGAGGACTTGATTCCTCTAGGCATATTAACTTGGAGGTGCATTTGATGAAGATCGCGGTTAGCTCCCAAGGAAAAGACATGACCGCAGCGGTGGATCCTCGTTTTGGCAGATGTAGATACTTCATCATCTATTCTGATGAGGATGGTAGTTTTGAGGTAGTAGAAAACGCTGGGGTCGAGGCATCGGGTGGTGCCGGTGTACGCGCGGCTGAGCTTTTAAGTGGTCACGGGGTAGATGTTCTGCTTACCGGGACTATCGGGCCAAATGCCCAGCAAGGCTTAAGAGCCGCAGAAATTGCTGTTTATACCCAAGCTGAAGGGACTGTACAAGGAGCGATTTCTGCTTACAATGAGGGTAAATTGAAGCTGACATTAGAACCTAATGTGGGCTCACATTTTGGTAGACGAGGGAGAGATTAA
- a CDS encoding ATP-binding protein — protein sequence MIIAVASGKGGTGKTTVATNLAFSLKDSGQVQLLDCDVEEPNCHLFLDVGLVDETHVEVMTPALDATRCTLCGRCQEVCAFNAIALLGKQVMVFPELCHGCAGCTYFCPSGALTEKTRPIGVVHRGKGKGINLVYGLLNIGEAIAIPIIHQLKKELRHETIAILDVPPGTSCPMVASVTGADFCLLVTEPTPVGLSDLKLAVAVVQELGIPLGVVVNRAGLGDDSVYEYCHRHNVPILLEIPFEQRFAQVYAQGRLISEDYPEWQARLQELFAEIERRAKE from the coding sequence ATGATTATTGCGGTGGCAAGTGGCAAAGGTGGTACCGGTAAGACTACGGTTGCGACTAACTTGGCCTTTTCTTTAAAAGACTCAGGACAAGTACAGCTGCTAGATTGCGACGTGGAGGAACCAAATTGTCACTTGTTTTTAGATGTTGGCTTGGTAGATGAGACACATGTTGAGGTAATGACCCCGGCACTGGATGCTACTCGTTGTACGTTGTGTGGCAGATGCCAAGAGGTTTGTGCCTTCAATGCCATCGCCTTATTGGGCAAGCAGGTCATGGTCTTTCCGGAACTGTGCCATGGATGTGCTGGTTGTACCTATTTTTGTCCTTCCGGTGCACTTACAGAAAAGACAAGACCCATCGGGGTTGTGCACAGGGGAAAAGGGAAAGGAATTAACCTTGTCTACGGCCTGCTAAATATCGGCGAGGCAATTGCCATTCCGATTATCCATCAACTGAAAAAGGAACTACGACATGAAACTATCGCTATCTTAGATGTACCACCGGGCACCTCTTGTCCGATGGTGGCTTCGGTGACGGGTGCGGATTTTTGTCTGTTGGTTACCGAACCAACCCCTGTAGGTTTAAGTGATCTGAAGCTAGCCGTAGCTGTAGTGCAGGAACTAGGTATTCCCCTAGGGGTTGTGGTTAATCGAGCTGGTCTTGGTGATGACTCGGTGTATGAGTACTGTCATAGGCACAATGTGCCCATTTTGCTGGAGATTCCCTTCGAACAGAGATTTGCCCAAGTCTATGCCCAAGGGAGACTAATCAGTGAGGATTATCCGGAGTGGCAAGCACGTCTTCAGGAGCTATTTGCGGAAATTGAGAGGAGGGCAAAGGAATGA